The Myxocyprinus asiaticus isolate MX2 ecotype Aquarium Trade chromosome 4, UBuf_Myxa_2, whole genome shotgun sequence nucleotide sequence TGACcaaacattttggagattttggtctgtCCTCATTCAAATAGATCGGAACCGTACTTTCATgtcgcttgtatccatagaaaatagatggccgccgagtggactgacttgccttgaaatgcACTTTGGTTTTAACCCCTAAGCTCAAACAAACGGCCCAATGTTTGAAAGCGCCAAAGCCACGGTGTTTATACATTTCGGAGAATTAATCTACGAATGatttattcagaatcagaatgagctttattgccaagtgttctcacgtacacaatgatttttttttttttttttgtgataggagaaacaagtgcatacagaacattacagtgagacacagaatataaaacaagagtatacatagacatacaaataacaggacatataacagaatggcgtatgtacatgtgcaagtggtaatgtatgtgcaaggtaggggtatatacagttattgaattaaatattaataGCTAGCTCTGCATATTAATATGGGATACGTGAAGATAtttatcacataaaaaaaaaaaaaaaaaaaaaaaacatgaccgtTGATACATTGCTCTTTTGACAGAATGTTTGGGcggctcttaaaagagccttttttttttttttaaatcagctgtCCTGGTGAAATTTAACCGCCAAAACCGTACAACGTACGGCCTTGACGCTTCAGTGCATACACTACGTCCATAGCAGTCACCGTCTTACGCTTGGCATGTTCGGTGTAGGTAACAGCGTCACGAATAACATTCTCGAGGAATACTTTAAGTACACCACGCGTTTCCTCGTAAATGAGACCAGATATGCGTTTGACGCCACCACGACGCGCTAGACGGCGAATAGCTGGTTTTGTGATTCCTTGAATGTTATCTCTCAGGACTTTCCGGTGACGCTTGGCTCCACCTTTCCCAAGTCCCTTTCCGCCTTTTCCTCGACCAGACATGATAGCAATCTAAACTGTGAAAGAACACAAGTTAACAACGTTACTGTAACATACAACGACAAATATATCTTAATAGCGGACCTTGTTGAAACCACGCTTGCCACTGCCGCTGCGGGGGAGGGGCTCAGTGATGTAACAATACAAAACGAGGCGGGGAATAGGGATTTTATCACGTATTTTTATTTCACCGTTTCCTTCTTCAACCCAAATGGCATTGTTTTGTTACTTGCATATTtggatactgtatatatatatacacatttttttacattcaacTTCGGTTTTTCGATAGATAAAGAGGTTGAAGacagaaataaaatgacaaatagaCGTATGTTCTCTTCAGTGGGATGTAAAACTCACATTTAGAGATCCATGTATTGGTATAAACGTGTTTCAGAACTGTATTTACATCCAGTACACAAATCCGTTAACGTACAGTTTTATTTCTTATAAACTTTACTAGATAGTTAAATTGCACCATACATAACCTTATTCAGCATGGACCAATCCTGGCATGACATGTTGCCATGTTTTAGCGCATAAAAAGGAATTTCAAGCAAAGCAAACTTTATCATATCTTTTGGGCAATGATTATATGCAAATTCCACACGCCTTTCCCAATGTTTTGATTGGCGCAACAATGCCTCAGTTTCTATTGGTCGCTTGCTGATCATGACGTTTATGTTTCTTGTCCCGAGCCAAGCGCCCTTCACAACTGGTTTGAACCGGTTTAACGAACAAAGGTTCATCTTATTTTCCTTCACTCTTAGACGGTTGACTGTTGTATAAAGATACATTTACTGTTATGCTACTAGCTATGAACACAGACGTAAAACAATGTTTCACAaatttattttaatcatatatTGTACAACTTGTCAAGTAATAAATTAGCACAAAATTCTAGCAAACAGCAGTTGATAATAATTTGCCTAATTTCTCACCccatttcaaacaaaaacagcagcacGACAAAATGTACGAAATAATACATAAAGCAAAAGATGTAAATGCTGTCCAAACAGTACAAAGCAATAAGACAAATGGTCCAGGGGCCACTGAAGAGTGCAGATTAATCCAAATGCACATAAATATAGTTTTCGAATTCCAGGCATCAGCTTCCATCATATGCCAGgggcttaaaataaaaacaaaggagGATTATTAAATATCTTTTGTCAGAAGTCATCACACCTTTCTTTTAAATCCATCATGTCTCAATTATTGATTCATGAATATACAGAGGTTTGTGGATGGGTCTCACTTAACCAAAGTGaatgaacttgcattgtttttgtcACAAAATTAGATAGCAAAAATGCAAAGAACAAAGACTGAATGAAATCCTTTGTATCTCACCTTGTAAACTCCCTCATCATAGCCTGGCTCAGGACGTTGCCATGTCTGATTGGATAAGATTTTCAAAACAACCAATCCGAACACCACAATGATGATTCCCAAAGAATTTGCCAATATTGCCTCTGGTGGTAACTTGGAGTAAGGCAGCGTCCCACTGGTGTTTGCTTTTCTAAAGAATGAACCAACAGAGCAAAACATTTGCCACAGTGTTACATGTCATCTTACATCTGTTTTACATTTCACTCTCTTTCCTTCATACTAACAAGTTACTATTGCAAATCTAACAATACAGATTACAGCATACCGATCACATCTGCCTAATCAAACATTTATTCGCTGCTTTTAAATAGCAATGCATGATGCACTAAGGTCTCTTTTCCATTAATAGCCTATATCTCTGCTGAAACATGTATTAATCTGCAATGGCTAACACATCTTTTATTAAGAGTGCAGTCACTTACAGTGCAAAAAAGAGCTTCTCGTTTATCCCTGAGATGCAGGACACAATGCTTAACACCAAGATAATTCCTCCCATCCAAACATGAGTTGGCTTTACAAGAGAACGTGCTGCCATTGGGGTGCAGGGTAAAAGGAATGCAGTAAAACCCATGACCCACTGAAACAAACAATCAAGGAATAGTTGTTAATTCAAATAAAAAGGGAAGATTCTTACACTTTACAGTTAAATgccttatacagtgcatccagaaagtatttacagcgcttcactttttccacattttaagttacagccttattccaaaatggattaaattcattattttcctcaattctacaaacaataccccataatgacaatgtgaaagacgtttgtttgaaatctttgcaaatttaaaaaaaccacatgtacatatgtattcacagcctttgctcaatactttgttgaagcacctctggcaccaattacagcctcaagtctttttgagtatgatgctacaagcttggcacacctatttttgggcagtttctcccattcttctttgcaggacctctcaaagaaggcacagccattttcagatctctccagagatgttcaatcgggttcaagtctgggctctggctgggccactcaaggacattcacagagttgtcccggagccactcctttgttatcttggctgtgtgcttagggtcgttgtcctgttggaagatgaaccttcaccccagtctgaggtccagagcgctctggagcaggttttcatcaaggatgtctctgtacattgctgcattcatctttccctcgatcctgactagtctcccagttcctgccactgaaaaacatccccacagcatgatgctgccaccaccatgcttcactgtagggatggtattggccaggtgatgagcggtgcctggtttcctccaggcatgatgcttgccattcaggccaaagagttcaatctttgtttctcatggtctgagagtccttcaggtgccttttggcaaactccaggagggctgtcatgtgccttttactgaggagtggcttccgtctggccactctaccatacaggcctgattggtggagtgctgcagagatggttgttcttctggaaggttctcctctctccacagagaaatgctggagctctgtcagagtgaccatcgggttcttggtcacctccatgACTAAGGTACTTCTCccctgatcactcagtttggccgggcggctagctcgaggaagagtcctggtggttccaaacttcttccatttatggatgatggaggccactgtgctcattgggaccgtcaatgctgcagaaatctttctgtacccttccccagatctgtgcctcgatacaatcctgtctcggaggtctacagacaattccttggacttcatggcttggtttgtgctctgacatgcagtgttaactgtgggaccttatatagacaggtgtgtgcctttccaaatcatgtccaatcaactgaatttaccacaggtggactccaatcaagttgtagaaacatctcaaggatgatcagtggaaacaggatgcacctgagctcaattttgagtgtcatgacaaaggctgtgaatacttatgtacatgtgattttttcattttttattttaaataaatttgcaaagatttcaaacaaacttctttcacgttgtcattatggggtattgtttgtagaattttgaggaaaataatgaatttaatccattttggaataataacaaaatgtggaaaaagtgaagcgctgtgaatactttccggatgcactgtacatactaTAATGAAACATAAAATATGTTGGACTCCATTCTTTGtatataatttgtttaaattacaGCCACTTCTCACTATTTAACTTCTTGTTCATAGCAACAGATTAGAACATATTACTACACTTCAAGTTAAAAATTTTTAACATGATACACACCTGTGCTGTCAAGATTGCAGTGGTACAAATTCCCACCCAGTTATGGAGAGAATAGAGGTTGGGAGTGTGGTTTGTGTTGTGGTAGTCAAACACTGCACAAAGCCCGATAACAGACAGAATGAAGGACAGGAGCAGAAGTCCAGCATGTAACAGCTTCCATGGTAGCTTATTCTGACCCCATGTCAGGGGAATACGGTACACTACGGCCGCTGGGCAACAGAGGAAAAAGGAAATTGAAGACAATTGTCAGACAAGTgctcaaatgacaaaaaaaattcaaatatctTTTTCATAtaaccttaaagagatagttaacccaaaaataaaaattctctcatcatttactcaccctaatgataTGAGGTGTGTATGGCTGTCTTTCCTCACcaggacacatttgaagaaaattagaaaaatatcttagctcagtaggtccttaaaatgcaagtggatggtgattcgacatttgaagctccaaaaatcacagatagtcagcatagaCTTCATCCATACaagtccagctgttaaattaatgtcttctaaagcgacacgatcacttttggtgcgaaaaagatcaatatgtaagtactttttttcccctccccttttctccccaatttggcatgcccgattcccaatgcgctctaggtcctcgtgatgactcgcctcaatccgggtggcggaggacaaatctcagttgcctccacgtctgagaccctcaatctgcgcatcttatcacgtggcttgttgagcgcgttaccctGGAGACCTAGCACTTGTGGAGACTTCACgatattctccacggcatccacgcacaactcaccacatgccccaccgagagcaagaaccacattagagaccacgaggaggttaccccaatgtgactctacccaccctagcaaacgggccaattggttgcttaggaagcctgactggagtcacttagcatgccctggatgtaagtaattttttttactttaaaccatCGCTTCCGTTCAGCAGTGGTATGCGCATGTGACGCAATCGTGTTGGCACGTGAAACACgcaagaactgaggcacgtgcgacacacatggaagagcagtgctgtttacaagtgagaaggtggaacgctgtacagaagcttcattggttttggtttagatctgtatttatctgtttctttactcataatggtacgtttgtgtgcttatcctgaatgtctcaactgagagaacgTGAAATTACGTCCATATCATGACAAcgtgaatacatcacacgagagaccacttggtctccaccctctcgtgaagcttatcGGAAGCactggattatagttaaaaagtacttaaatatttcacACCAGAagcgatcatatcactttagCAGACATTAATTGAACCGCGGGAGTCATATTGATGTCATTTATGGTgattatctgtgatttttggagcttcaaaagttgaatcaccatccacttgcaatttaaggacctactgagctcagattttttctatttttcttcaaatgtgttctagtgaagaagtcatacacacctgtgatatcatgagggtgagtaaataatgagagaattttcatttttgggtgaactatccctttaatctaatAATTTCACAATATTATCACATAACAGTTTTGGGTTAATTACTCTAatatagtaatccactacaaattacttctctactgattacttcatgggaAATGTAAACACATTACAAATTCACTTCACTTTTGAGTTCCTTTCAAAAACAATTATCACAGAACATTTTAGTTTTTCTGCTTAAAGaattcaaaatattttctgtatttcctccttgttcattgttgttgTCCCTTCAGTTTTCACAGAAACATACGTATGAACATAATTGATGTTTGAAATGTATcctacataatattattttaaaaatgtttaacccaagtaatgtacttaaaataaattaacttttcttgaaagtcagtaactgtaatctgattacaagaatttaaattgtaatgtattacactaaTTTTTGGCTAAAagaaatttgattacagtaactaataacTTCGGAATCATAtcacacccaacactgatcatatACAatgtaacatacagtacataccaaATACATCAATAAAACACGACTTTATACCATTTCAGATGAAACTATTGGTTGCTATTGTAAATGTACATACATACAAGTGATAAAATAGTTACAGTAGCACTAAATATAACCTCTGTCAAAAATAATCCGATCAAACATACCATTCCCATAAAGAACCACCATGCCTGTGACCATAAAGACAGGGTGCCAGTTGAAGTGCTTGGCTGAGCCATCCCACGCAAACCCACCTCGATAGCTAGAATTCCAGTGAGCTACCAGTACCACACAAGCAATCCCCAACATCACGCACATCAGATAGGTTATGTAAAATGCAACAATTCCTCTCATCCTATCAATGCTGCAGATCAAGTTTGCAGATAGAAAGTGCAAATGAAAATCTTGAGATTAGTTAACATACAGTACTGGCTTTTTGACAAATATACTCTGGTTTAATCAACTGTCACCAAACAATAGCACTGAACATAACATTAAAAGGTTTGCATACTTTCATCTTACCTTACAACAGCTGATGTCTCAAAAGTAAAATAAGAATACAATACAGTGATTGCTTTTTGTTTTCAAAAAGTATCTACATAATCAGTCTTAATCCAAATTCTAACTAAACATCATCAAGGTGTTGAACAATGTGTAAACCAAACCCATCAAAGGCTGGTTCCCCCAGTGCAGCACATCTGATGTACAGTTCCTTTGGCTGTTGTGTGAGCACAAATATCAATGAACCTCGTGACACAAGAGTTTTTGATGATCTCAGTTCCTCTTTCCATGATTCTCACTTTTGTCTGCTCACTGCCCATATGGCAAACAAACGATAGCAGAAataaggtttaaaaaaaatcacgAAACTAGCTGTGATAAGGCGTGAAAGGAACTTGTTATCGTGACAATTAATAGTAAACTCAGTCATTTGCCCAAGAATGAATGTGCAAA carries:
- the LOC127434279 gene encoding lysosomal membrane ascorbate-dependent ferrireductase CYB561A3-like — encoded protein: MRGIVAFYITYLMCVMLGIACVVLVAHWNSSYRGGFAWDGSAKHFNWHPVFMVTGMVVLYGNAAVVYRIPLTWGQNKLPWKLLHAGLLLLSFILSVIGLCAVFDYHNTNHTPNLYSLHNWVGICTTAILTAQWVMGFTAFLLPCTPMAARSLVKPTHVWMGGIILVLSIVSCISGINEKLFFALKANTSGTLPYSKLPPEAILANSLGIIIVVFGLVVLKILSNQTWQRPEPGYDEGVYKPLAYDGS
- the LOC127439762 gene encoding histone H4 translates to MSGRGKGGKGLGKGGAKRHRKVLRDNIQGITKPAIRRLARRGGVKRISGLIYEETRGVLKVFLENVIRDAVTYTEHAKRKTVTAMDVVYALKRQGRTLYGFGG